The genomic region tttctttcgtgattcagatcgagcatgaaattttaagcaactttctaatttactcctattatcaaattttcttcattctctttgtatctttatttgaaatgcaagaatgtaagtttagatgccggcccatttttggtgaacaacctgggttgtccttgctgattggtggataaattcatccaccaataaaaaagtgctgtccagagtactgaaaccaaaaaaaagcttagatgccttctttttcaaataatgatagcaagagaacaaagaaaatgtgataataacagtaaattagaaagttgcttaaaattgcatgctctttctgaattacaaaagaaaaaatatgggttcagtgtccctttaaccaattattTTTCTTCCTTAATATAACTCCTAACTAAATGCTGTTTTAAATGGAGTGCCTTCCTGAAAATAATTTTAGGATTTGTATCTATTAAACTCTTTAATATATTGGTATGTTCTTAAAACATTCCAATAATTATGAGTGACCTtaacaattaaaaattataatacaaattatataatatCAGCAATGCTGAACTCTCCAAAAACGCTGCCTAGTGCCACTGCCTACAGAATCCTCACCAAAACAACTACTATGGATTGGAACGACGCACGCAACCAAAGTAAGTACATAACAACCAAGGAATATGAGTGGCTGTTCCTCTTGGCACCTGGGATTGGACAGTCTTCTGGCTCCTCTGATTGGTTGAAGCTCTCTCCAAATGGAGAGTCCATTTATCTCGTTCAAAACGCAATGCAATTTACAGAATAGGCGTAAACTGTGGCCTGTGATTGGATGGCCTCCAGGTGCGTCTAACTGGATGCTGCTGCGCTCCGTACTTGTCTCTTTGCAATCTCTCTTCTCACTACCCGTAGTTGTAGTTTTTCTTGAGTCGGAGGCACAAAAATGTCGGAAAATAGTGCTGAAAACTCAGAGGCGTCTATATCAATGCGTGATGTCCAGCTGTTAGTATCAAAAAAAGATGATATTGAGGAGCAGATAAAGGCATATTATAATGTCCTGGAGGATGTAAGTAGTACTGTAATGAGTTTTCCTGTTGCATAGTACTAGTTACCGTGTTATTGTTCCTATCCAGTGAGTCAGCAGGTATCATATTATTTAACTGCCATAGAGAGGTGCTGTGCAAAGCTTGCTTATATACAACAATTAGGTACATTCAATATTACAATAGTGCAAAGTACCCAAGCAAACACATTTAAATctgaaattattaactaaattctgATTTTCATGTTCCATTTTTCAGCAAAAGGGTATTGGAATGGATGGACCACTTGTAGACAGAGATGGATACCCCAGAACAGATGTAGACCTTTATCAAGTTCGCACAGCAAGGCACAATATAATATGTAAGGTGTTCTTTGTAATGTAATTATTGCGAATGGCTAAAATGAAGTCCAGTAAAGTAAATCTTAAACTTTTATGGgttagacagagcatgcacttttaaacaactttgcaatttatttacataatcagatttgctttgttatatatatatatatatatatatatatatatatatatatatatatatatatatatatatatatatatatatatatgccactggttcatcaaatgtgttcagctagttccctgtagtgcattgcttattcctgagcctacttaagtttactcttcaacaaaggatactatggcATCTTCATGCTCACATAAACATATCTGATAAAAAGCACTCTAAAAGTACCTTAAAGCAGTATAGGCAACATACACTGTTCTGAAGAAAATATGTTTCAGAcgtatatgtttttatatggttTTTGCACTTGTGTTCAAGCTGAGAGATcatgatattttaaaatatttgttgcaCTTGACCTCCAGATTTAGGTTTTCataatcttaaagggaaattaacatttaaagggacattgtactgcaaACATGACACACTCTTATttgttagagtatgtcattttagcaCTTACAACTCTGCAAGTCTGTGTATTTAATCCAttaaaaaggggttaaatacatagtcaaagtagCACTCGAAAATTAATTTGAGCATGACATTTTTCCACTATGATAACAGTTTAACCACCCTGTAAAACGTTACaacattgtaatatacatttatgatCTATTTAGCTTGCTTTATCTGTACAATACCTCTGAATATTACTTTAGTTCCACTCtattcagcaaggctggaattgcCTCcattatatttaaacataaaacccaaatttttatttcatgattcagaaagaacatacaattttaaacaactttccaatatccttctattatacatttttatttgttttcttgttatcctttgttgaaaagcaaggcgataagttcaggagtgtgcacgtgtcctttagaactatatagcagcagttttgcaacaatgttatattttagcaaaagcactagatagcagcactatttttttgtcatgtagtgctccatacatgtgcacgctagatatcttttcaacaagaataacatgataatataagtaaattggaaactttttaaccctttgagtgctaatgacagctctgagccgtcacagagtttctcactctggtgctagagctgtcatgagcactctcccaccttgagggagatctgggggctccttactgctcctaccccagcgatcgtgcctgtagagtgacaggcatcgcgggGGCTTCAGTGATGCGCAGTGACATCATGCGCAattacatgatgacgtcaccgcgcaactttatttttacttaacaatgttaagtataggaggagggggcatgctgcttagaagcctgtatctcaggcatctaagtagctacagacccccaagacccattgttagAAAGGcaatcgcttaacctttccaacagtgcaagtcttgggggtctgtaaaaaaaatataaaaaagttaaaaaaaaatgttttcaaaaatttcaaaaataaaatattagcacccaggtgagaaatggcttagcagccaaagggttaaaaatgtaatctctaaatgaatcatgaaagaagaaaaaaaatggtgtttcatgtcccttttaaagttctCCTTgccatatatacaatataaaaagtaCCCAACCTATTttgtcacagcctggcccgacagTGCCATTactctcaatgtagcttgctcctgctccgtctgacagcgggagcgagctacattgagagtaatggcgcggtcgggccgggctgtgactagacagctggcctgatgcgctctgagggaaaaccagacccgctcagtagagcacagagggcgggtctgaaaaaccctcttttttttttttttttttttttttttttttttttttttttaataaaaaatgccctGTAATATTAgtttacataaagctagcactaaaataatgttatataattctgcactatgtgcagaattatataacattattatctaggtttactggcactttaaggaccagcgacgtaccctgtacgtcgctgcagtcctgggcttctctctgcagtgatctcgctcaaaatagggAGACTGCGCTATTATATTGatttgcagagttgtcgatgcatcacacagtggtggtgccgatcaatggtgggtgggagtgtaatgagggaggcgggtgggcagctcaTCTCTGGAGGAGGCGGAAGGAGGGCGGGAGTGGGTAGGACCGCTACGCCACGCAATacgttaggtaaaaaaaaaaagagctgggaAGTGAAGAGGGAGGAagagcaatgagggggatcctatgtgagcTCTATGGAGGGAAAGGGagcggggagggggggagggtaatGAAACATATAAATTAAGGCAAACTGGGTActcgcagacagctgccagtacctaagtaaGATGAtggcaaatagaggggggaggattGGAGAGCTTTTAGGGggttaagggggatcctacactgcagaaaacagtaTTTGCACAGAACTGAGTATTTGGAGAACAATagaaagtagggatgcaccaaaattttggccgCTGAAATGTTTTGGCCGAAAATTGTATTTTcggttatttctgtttttttgcctgttattttcagtaaaattattgtgtagtatATTTCAAATTTGacgctagcctagagctgctgtttgagttcattacttgcaTATAATAAGTTTCCTAGgaatatactttatttggataattggtaaaaaaaaaaaatgttaaatctgattctgttacatagaactaaataaagaatacagtatattgatatttaatattgtgtagggatgcaccgaaattttggtcgcagaaacattttggccaaaaatggcattataggtttttggggggttttcggTTTCGTTTTttattggtaaaattattgtgtagcatattattgtttttaaagatattttatgtCCATTTTAGTATGTTACTgttaataaaagtgtggttattttattggcttgcagtttttcaattcagattcattcattaaatagtctaattatgccaaaaaaataattatatatatatatatattaaaatagttgCTTAAGAAAACATGTTTACAGTAGACTTTATATAggcgtttaaaatatatattttttaaaacgtccgtttcggttttcggccaagggcatcctgaactttcggtttcggtccagattTTTCATTTCAGTGCATCACTAGTGGAAAGCACTGGTGGTAGAAGGTTTTAGAACAAGTGCAGATGATTTCAAAAGCGTTAAGTAtattttatacataaaatataattttgcttcattttcttggtatcctgttATTGAAGGAGAAGCAGTGAACTACTGAGCGCTAGATGAATACATTGATAAGCCAATGATGAGGTATAtaggtgcatccaccaatcaacagctagctccttagcctacctaggtatgttttcaacaaaggatggcaaaagaacaaggtaaattatataatagaagtaaattggaaagttgtctaacattatatgctctatctgaataataaaacaaACAGGTTTCACAACCCTTTAAACAGGAAAGGAATAAAGGGGGTATATCACATTTTAAAAATTTCCCAGGCTTAAGGTATACATTAAGGTATAATGCAACTAAAAGTGCCTATCTGTAAAACCTAGAATATGAGtctcattttaataaaaacagtaACTAGCTTCCTTCTTCCAGGGCcacataacatactgtatgtgCTTATTCtcgcagctagctgctgattggtggctgcacatataagcctgttGTCAAAGGCTTACCGGtgtattcatctagctcccagtagtgcattgctgctccttcaacaaaggatgccaagagaatgaagcaaaatgtagagaaataaattgaaaagttgttttaaaaatgtatgatctgtatcgtgaaaaaaaaatggggttcatgttcctttaaaggtatattattctttcatgatttggttagagcatacaattatacaactttccagtttacttctattgtcaattttacttcatctcttggtattgtttgttgaaggagtagccatgcactactgggagctagctgaatacatcagtaaACTAGTgacgaggtgtgtgtgtgtgtgtgtatatatatatatatatatatatatatatatatatcaccaattagcagctagctcccacctcctgagcctacctaggtatacttttgcacaaaggagaactaagcaaattagataatagaagtaaattggaaggtttttttaaacctgtatgctcatgaaagaaaatgttgggtttcatgtccctttatgtagcTGTGTGCATTACTGTGATTCGTAGTCTAGTGGGAGTGAAAGAAGTTAGGGAcaaaaacaaaaatcttacattatgaCTTCTGGTGGTGCCTTTTCTTCCAGGCCAAAGCATTAATACTAAAGCTGCAAGGCACACAAGGCAAAAACACAGTACAAGTTTGTATGACAGAAATGCATTGTAAGAGTTtaatgttaaagtgattgtaaagtttaatgaataagtgcccccCGGTAACTAACATTAATCTTAAAAACTGGGgcacattcattaaactttacaatcacttttaaTACATAGCTATTTTATATGAATCTCTGTAATAGTTTTTGCTTAGATTCTCACATTGACTTAAAATGCCTGATGTTGCACTTGTTGATATTAACTTTAGATGCTGGTTATGATAATATTTCCAGGTTTGCAGAATGATCATAAAGCTATCATGATTGATATAGAAGAGGCATTGCACAGTTTGCATGCAcgagagaaaaaaaagcaagagaagGACGAAGCTGAAGCTCAGGCAGAAGCACTGCGGCAACACCAGCCTTTGCCCTCTGCATTTGCTAGAATAGATACAGTCACGCCTGGATCACCTGCCAGTATGTCAGTAAGTGCGTTTGCTGTCTACAAACCTTACAATGCACTAACATTTGGGGAATGTGTTATGATTCTGCATGCACAATAGACACTCTATTATccttttaaatggacactgtagtCCCAATCAAAGTTTTCTATATTAaacttatgtatttattatgtatttatgtatttatttatttatttattttgtttgttaaacaTTTACTTCTGAGTGTCTCCCTTTTCCATGCCACCACTGTTAACTTTTCTTTGTTTTAATCAGATAAAGGGTACAAAACTAAGATATTTGATCACGTGTGGACACATCCTTTAGGCAGAACATGTGCATGAATAAGCTGCCAAAATCTTGAAATAGAGGGAATGTTTACAGTGATCATTATGACTtgcaagttacttaaagggacactgaacccaaatttttttcttccatgattcagatagagcatgcaactttctaattcatacctatttatcaatttttcttcattctcttcttatctttatttgaaaagcaagaatgtaagtttagaagccggaccatttttttggttcacaacctgggttgtgcttgctgattggtggttaaatgcacccaccaataaacaagtgctgtccagttttCTGAAaatggctgactccttagcttagatgccttctttttccaaataaagatagcaagagaatgaagaaaaatttgataataggagtaaattagaaattgcttaaaattgtatgctctctgaatcatgaaagaaaaatttgggtttagtatccctttaaagtaatagtAAATAATGCTATTTACAAAAAGACAACATAATCAACATTATTAGAGGACTAAAAACTATATTTTAAAGTAAGagatagaggtgtgtgtgtatgtatatatatatatatatatatatatatctatatatatatatatctattatctttatcatctctatctctattatctctatctctatatatatatatatatatatatatctatctctatatatatatatatatatatatctatctctatatatatatatatctatctctatatatatatatctatctctatatatatatatatatatatatatatatatatatatatatatctatatatatctctctatctatatctatatctattatctattatctatatatataatctatatcccAAGGCGGAACATTGTGCGATCTGCgttatcgcagaaaatgcagcatgtctgcagaaagaacagcagaggcagttaaaatattttttttgcctgcacttttaatttctgcctgcaggtgttactgttccgttctatctcaatgtaaatatttgctacgTTCATCTCTCTTGaattttctcccccttcctgatctGATCTGCAGTGTGGTACAGGGTAAAAGCATATTACAgtaaaggtaagtcagggcttaacaaatttattcttagtctaggagccaaccaatatacttaggAGCCAGAATTGTTTGTTTGCtctttaataagtgtgtgtttatgtttgtgtgtgtgtgtatatgtgtgttatatatatattagtaaaccttatccagcactgcacataaagtcttaaaatttaaataaagcaaTGGTACTGTGAACCACTCAGAACTAGACTCTAAACACGGTTGTCAAGAtgcaacaaattaaattaatttattaatatgaaatgaaacaaaaaacatgtgcaaaatgtaacagaaaatttGATACAATTCATCAAGCTCATATTAAGCATGCTAATGCATTCGTTACcccacacacaaacaaataaagcTCTCTTTATTGAGCCAATAACAGTGCGTCCACTGTAAAAAGCACAAAAGCCAGGTGTTAGCAGATAGATTCACTGTAGCTATGTTTAAAGCTGTAAAGTTAGTTCCGCTATAGCCGTGTTAGTATAACATGCACTGAATAAAAAACAAATCTCCTCTTGTTATGTGTGATTGACTCGATCATAAAGTAAAGTTCAAGTGGTATAGAGCATATTCAGATGGTGTTTAATAACACTGTCGGGGCCAGTTGAAATAGCAGACTCCCTGTATTAAAGTCCCCACCATTCACTCTATAATGGAGCGAGCTGAACAGATGCCAGAGGGGCCCAGTGTGTCACTCAGCAGGGATAACAAGTCGTCTACTCCTTATCAGGTATTGCGCTGAACCACAGAGCGCTAAGCCACAAAGTAAAGCTGGTTTTACATGAATCCTGAGATGAAGGATCAAAATTTAATGACCACACTAATTTGGTGGTGGATCTTCTGAGCTTTGTACTTAACaggaattattttaaattcaatggaaaattttacagacaaattagGGGCACGGCAATGGGTGCTTGCTGTGCCCCTACTTATGCGtgtctgtatctaggaagatgggAACATGAAAAAATCTTGGATATAGCCTCTGAATATGACCAAATGATCATATTATGGATTTGTTTTATCGATGATGTCCTCCTATTATGGGAGGGCACATCAGATGATCTGGTCAAATTTATGGaagaattaaatattaatgattggaATCTTAAATTTACTTATGAATGGAGTTTGGAATCTTTGTCCTTCTTGGATTTAAAAATAACTAAGAGGGACAATAGATTAATAACTGAAACATTCAGGAAAAGTACATCAGCTAATACACTCCTTGAAGCCTCTAGTCATCATCCCCAACACCAAATCAATGCTATCCCTATAGGACAATATTTGAGACAAAAAAGAAATTGTTCCACTGAGGaatcctttaaacaatatgcagATGATCTTAAACTGAGATTTAAAGCTAGGGGATAccacaataaaattattaaaaaaggttATCATAGAGCAAGAGATACCACACAAGATAAAATATTATATGAGAATGTGGAGAAACAAACTAGCACTGCAGTAAGATTCATTAGTACATTTAATTCAGAATGGAGTGAACTAAGAAAAATTTAATGTAGACATTGGGACATTCTTATTGTTCCAGATATACATAAAATAGTAGGGGATTTCCCCTTAATGACAGCCTGACGGGCTCCCTCAATCCAAGACAAATTGGTTCACAGCCACTTTAAAGGTAATAATAATTGGCTATGCAGACACCAAAAAAGGATGGGTGTTATAAATGCGGTAAATGGAAAATGTGTAAACATATTAACAAGGGCCAGATTATAATTGATAATAGGGGTTATCCACACAAAGTCAAGGGCCACATTACTTCCCGCAGTGAGGGAGTTGTTTATGCTGCTTTTTGCTCATGCCCAagattttatgtgggcaaaacctaTCGTGAGTTCAGGGAACGCATGAAGGAACACAGGAGGGACatactgaatgaaaaaaacaaagATAGTGGTGTTGCAAGACATTTCTCTGACATGCATCAAAGCCGTGTTCATGACGTTAAATGTATGAGTCTTGAATTAATAGACATCAGTGAGAGGGGGGGCGATTGGGACAATATGTTATTAAAATCCgaatgtaaatggatatataaCCTACATTCAATGCAACCAAATGGTCTCAATAAAGAACTTAACTTTGCCCCATTCCTCAATAATTAAATATGGGATTTAATCTTCCATATTTAAATTCTCAGTTAGGCTAACCTGACATTGTATAATTAGTTATATAGGGAAATATCCTTAACTTTGGACATAAATAAAGGTGGTGTATATACCCTTAAGAAATTATATTCCCTTATTTAGCTAGAAACTGGTTGGGAACTATTTATAAATTTTCAGGTATGACATTCTGATGTTCTATATATGTTATATAGGGAAATATTCACCATCTTAGATGCCAATGAAACGGTGTATTtacctttaagaaatgtatttccttTTTTGTAGGAGTTTAAGCAGATGTAGTACTTATATATGGTTTAGATTTAGTAATAAactactatatatttatgtatagatattTTATCTACAGTTTATAGGTGAATACTCCTATTTTTTAGGATGTTAATATTGTGTATATACCTTCACCAATGCACCATTGTTGTTTATGAAattttgatttaaattatttttttttttatttatattgccaTAGCACGGCTGTCAAAAGAATCAGCAGCTTATATGGTTGGCCAAAAAGGAAATAGTATATGTGGTTAAAAGATGTGCTATCtatattctgttttatttcacCTGTGGGTCAGTGTTTAAAAAGCAGCTGTAATCCTATACCGGATATTCATTTTGCTTGAGAAAGCCCTCAGTGACGTGCAACAGTCAACTCGGCTTGTTGCCGACTTCCATGCTGTTTGGAATTACAGCATTCTGATTTTGAATGAAAGTTACCGCTGACCGGATCTTTTGTACTTCGAAGGAGGACTTCCTCAGTGTATTTGGTGAGCGGTGGTTGTTTTGTATACTAGCAGTTTAACACGGGGGTGAAGAATCGATTTGTCTCAGGATTCATGTAAAACCAGCTTTACTTTGTGGCTTAGCGCTCTGTGGTTCAGCGCAATACCTGATAAGGAGTAGACGACTTGTTATCCCTGCTGAGTGACACACTCGGCCCCTCTGGCATCTGTTCAGCTCGCTCCATTATAGAGTGAATGGTGGGGACTTTAATACAGGGAGTCTGCTATTTCAACTGGCCCCGACAGTGTTATTAAACACCATCTGAATATGCTCTATACCACTTGAACTTTACTTTATGATCGAGTCAATCACACATAACAAGAGGAGATTTGTTTTTTATTCAGTGCATGTTATACTAACACAGCTATAACGCAACTAACTTTACAGCTTTAAACATAGCTACAGTGAATCTATCTGCTAACACCTGGCTTTTGTGCTTTTTACAGTGGACGCACTGTTATTGGCTCAATAAAGAGAgctttatttgtttgtgtgtgggGTAACGAATGCATTAGCATGCTTAATATGAGCTTGATGAATTGTATCaaattttctgttacattttgcacatgttttttgtttcatttcatattaataaattaaattaatttgttgcaTCTTGACAACCGTGTTTAGAGTCTAGTTCCGAGTGTTTCACAGTACCAttgctttatttaaattttaagactttatgtgcagtgctggataaggtttactatTTATCTTTTTCTAATCAATTAATCTTTTTAAGCCTCCATGCACCTGGGGTCTCATCTAAATATTAAGAGAGGTGGGCCTTAGTTCACAAGTCTGAACACTATCCCTTGCTAtctggtgtatatatatgtgtatatatatatatatatatatatatatatatatatatatatatatatatatatatatatatatatatatatatatatataatgtgtttatatgtatgtgtgtgtgtgtatgtatgtatgtatgtatgtgtatatatatatatatatatatatttatatatatatatatatatataaaat from Bombina bombina isolate aBomBom1 chromosome 2, aBomBom1.pri, whole genome shotgun sequence harbors:
- the PSMD9 gene encoding 26S proteasome non-ATPase regulatory subunit 9 yields the protein MSENSAENSEASISMRDVQLLVSKKDDIEEQIKAYYNVLEDQKGIGMDGPLVDRDGYPRTDVDLYQVRTARHNIICLQNDHKAIMIDIEEALHSLHAREKKKQEKDEAEAQAEALRQHQPLPSAFARIDTVTPGSPASMSGLQVGDELIEFGSVNTNNFQSLQNIATVVQHSEGKPLSVTVVRDGKSVHLGLTPQRWSGKGLLGCNIIPLKR